The following proteins come from a genomic window of Kocuria palustris:
- a CDS encoding WcbI family polysaccharide biosynthesis putative acetyltransferase produces the protein MSNPGRAKHYADFYGQASERAEQDDAAPGDLPLVVVIGNCQAESLRVLLDADPGLRSVRVPPVFEWGTRDAEAAARLLARTDALVMQPVRDDYRGLPSGTRQLEALLPSSSLRLRIPVLRYAGLHPFQVIVRDPEDSSLDPPGVPYSDLRTLAQASRAGAGLRPDALPPNAPQLEAEALEALHAESVGQLRAREQAHGTVVMSDALEARPHWHTINHPDNATLRILAQRVLEELGRGLGFAPDPDGVADPGRELLRSVEAPVDPTHARALGAVLRPDARTSGWRLGTGRDVRELDEAGIAREQLAFCRARPRLIERALARHGQRMTMLGLLP, from the coding sequence GTGAGCAACCCCGGGCGCGCGAAGCACTATGCGGACTTCTACGGACAGGCCTCGGAGCGCGCCGAACAGGACGACGCCGCCCCGGGTGATCTGCCCCTCGTGGTCGTGATCGGCAACTGCCAGGCGGAGTCTCTGCGCGTGCTGCTGGATGCCGATCCCGGCCTGCGCTCCGTGCGCGTCCCGCCGGTCTTCGAGTGGGGCACCCGTGATGCGGAGGCGGCCGCCCGGCTCCTGGCCCGGACCGACGCGCTCGTGATGCAGCCGGTGCGCGACGACTACCGCGGCCTGCCCTCCGGCACGCGCCAGCTCGAGGCGCTGCTGCCGTCGTCGTCCCTCCGGCTGCGCATCCCGGTGCTGCGCTATGCCGGGCTCCACCCGTTCCAGGTCATCGTCCGGGACCCGGAGGACAGCTCGTTGGATCCGCCCGGGGTGCCGTACTCGGATCTGCGCACGCTCGCGCAGGCCTCGCGGGCGGGCGCGGGCCTCAGGCCCGACGCCCTGCCGCCGAACGCCCCGCAGCTGGAGGCCGAGGCGCTGGAGGCCCTGCATGCCGAATCCGTGGGGCAGCTGCGAGCACGCGAGCAGGCCCATGGCACGGTCGTCATGTCGGATGCGCTCGAGGCCCGTCCGCACTGGCACACCATCAACCACCCCGACAACGCGACGCTGCGCATCCTGGCCCAGCGGGTGCTGGAGGAGCTGGGCCGGGGGCTGGGCTTCGCCCCGGACCCGGATGGCGTCGCCGATCCCGGGCGCGAGCTGCTGCGCTCGGTGGAGGCCCCCGTGGATCCGACGCACGCGAGGGCGCTCGGGGCTGTCCTGCGGCCCGACGCGCGCACGAGCGGATGGCGGCTGGGCACAGGCCGGGACGTCCGGGAGCTCGATGAGGCCGGGATCGCCCGGGAGCAGCTCGCCTTCTGCCGGGCCAGGCCGCGGCTGATCGAGCGCGCCCTGGCCCGACACGGGCAGCGCATGACCATGCTGGGGCTGCTGCCGTGA
- a CDS encoding glycosyltransferase family 2 protein, whose product MTLASAGADSGGISVVIPYFEDQEGLDAVLAGLRAQEPVQALEIVVADDGSARPPRVPAGVRVVRQDDRGFRAAAARNLGAGHCRGGILVFLDGDTVPEPGYLAAVEEALREHPHALVVGTRVHVDDTAQPPRDLGEPQWLARAWAQTDHLRRHDDSHFRYVISAVLSCRRSTFERLGGFDAAMVGYGGEDWELGWQAVLGGCELLHAPAARAVHRGADWGGRSEGDPSAAVLQKNRESLRLASRITHPIARPSGMVHAVADIVVTWGDAAQREEHLRTGTAALAVRDLLGSGDVHVRLPGGSGDMAEELEEMLAADPRVQLGRPAPSVGGPGGAARVRPRFEVELVRACRIPPGGLQEACEQAAAHDAPALVVTGGGQVLARIDPVRVAARTALGLRGRDPGEAVCAEEQMLRLIRCWPLLQAGTRLEDVFRDDA is encoded by the coding sequence ATGACGCTCGCGTCCGCTGGGGCCGACAGCGGCGGGATCTCCGTGGTGATCCCGTACTTCGAGGACCAGGAGGGCCTGGACGCTGTGCTCGCGGGGCTGCGCGCGCAGGAGCCGGTGCAGGCGCTGGAGATCGTCGTGGCCGATGACGGCTCCGCGCGCCCGCCCCGGGTCCCCGCCGGGGTGCGCGTGGTGCGCCAGGATGACCGCGGGTTTCGAGCGGCGGCGGCGCGGAACCTGGGGGCCGGGCACTGCCGCGGCGGGATCCTGGTCTTCCTCGATGGCGACACCGTGCCCGAGCCGGGCTACCTCGCCGCCGTCGAGGAGGCCCTGCGCGAGCATCCCCACGCCCTCGTCGTGGGGACCAGGGTCCATGTGGACGACACCGCGCAGCCGCCGCGTGATCTGGGCGAGCCGCAGTGGCTGGCCCGGGCGTGGGCGCAGACCGATCATCTGCGCCGCCACGACGACTCCCACTTCCGGTACGTGATCTCCGCGGTGCTCTCCTGCCGCCGCTCGACCTTCGAGCGCCTCGGCGGGTTCGACGCCGCGATGGTCGGCTACGGCGGGGAGGACTGGGAGCTGGGCTGGCAGGCCGTGCTGGGCGGCTGCGAGCTGCTGCATGCCCCGGCGGCGCGCGCGGTGCACCGCGGGGCCGACTGGGGCGGGCGCTCGGAAGGTGATCCGTCGGCGGCCGTGCTGCAGAAGAACCGCGAGAGCCTGCGCCTGGCCTCGCGGATCACCCACCCGATCGCCCGGCCCTCGGGGATGGTGCATGCCGTGGCGGACATCGTGGTCACCTGGGGCGATGCCGCGCAGAGGGAGGAGCACCTGCGCACGGGCACGGCCGCACTCGCAGTGCGGGATCTGCTGGGATCCGGCGATGTCCACGTGCGGCTCCCGGGCGGGTCCGGGGACATGGCAGAGGAGCTGGAGGAGATGCTGGCGGCCGATCCGCGGGTGCAGCTGGGGAGACCCGCTCCCTCCGTCGGCGGGCCGGGGGGCGCCGCCCGTGTCCGTCCGCGCTTCGAGGTCGAGCTGGTGCGCGCCTGCCGCATCCCGCCGGGCGGTCTGCAGGAGGCCTGCGAGCAGGCGGCGGCCCACGATGCGCCCGCGCTGGTGGTCACGGGCGGCGGCCAGGTGCTGGCGCGGATCGACCCCGTCCGGGTCGCGGCTCGCACCGCCCTCGGGCTGCGCGGCCGGGATCCCGGGGAGGCCGTCTGCGCGGAGGAGCAGATGCTGCGCCTGATCCGCTGCTGGCCGCTGCTCCAGGCTGGCACGCGGCTCGAGGACGTCTTCCGGGATGACGCATGA
- a CDS encoding NCS2 family permease produces the protein MSSPSSRDSSQPPWQASDAPSEHTAPASPEQATATGTDVAAPPSAPKGGLDRWFKVTERGSTMGREVRGGVATFIAMSYIVVLNPLILGLGADSTGATLGVDRVAAMTALIGGVMTILMGVVAKTPFAVATGLGVNAFLAVTIATTPGLTWAQAMGLIIWAGVIMFVLVLTGFRTAVFNAVPASLKSAIVVGIGLFIALVGLVNAGFVRRMPDAAGTTVPVDLGVGGELIGWPLLTFVITLLLTITLMVRNIRGAILIAVLSGTVLAHILEAVAPSGSSAENPAGWSLVVPSTPTGLFSLPDLSLVGEADPVGLWTQLGVTTVLLLIFTILLSIFFDAMGTMVGLSEQAGLVKDGKIDNVDRILLIDAAGAVAGGAGSVSSNQIFVESSTGIAEGARTGLANVVTGLLFLAAMFITPLVEVVPFEAVAPAMVVVGFLMAKNVVRIDWDDWGIAVPSFLTFVLMPFTYSIADGIGAGFISYVFIRVVQGRIREIHPLMWVVAAAFVAYFGIGVIEGWIL, from the coding sequence ATGTCCTCACCCTCCTCGCGCGACTCGTCGCAGCCACCCTGGCAGGCCTCCGACGCCCCGTCCGAGCACACCGCGCCCGCCTCCCCGGAGCAAGCGACCGCCACCGGCACCGACGTCGCCGCACCCCCGTCGGCGCCCAAGGGCGGCCTCGACCGCTGGTTCAAGGTGACCGAGCGCGGCTCCACCATGGGCCGCGAGGTCCGCGGCGGCGTCGCCACGTTCATCGCCATGAGCTACATCGTGGTGCTCAACCCCCTGATCCTGGGGCTGGGCGCGGACTCGACCGGCGCCACGCTGGGCGTGGACCGCGTGGCCGCCATGACCGCCCTGATCGGCGGCGTCATGACGATCCTGATGGGCGTCGTGGCCAAGACCCCGTTCGCCGTGGCCACCGGCCTGGGAGTCAACGCGTTCCTGGCCGTCACGATCGCCACCACGCCCGGGCTGACCTGGGCGCAGGCCATGGGGCTGATCATCTGGGCCGGCGTGATCATGTTCGTGCTCGTGCTCACCGGCTTCCGCACCGCGGTGTTCAACGCCGTGCCGGCCTCGCTGAAGTCGGCGATCGTCGTGGGCATCGGCCTGTTCATCGCGCTGGTCGGCCTCGTCAACGCGGGCTTCGTGCGCCGCATGCCGGATGCCGCCGGGACCACCGTGCCCGTGGACCTGGGCGTGGGCGGCGAGCTCATCGGCTGGCCGCTGCTGACCTTCGTGATCACGCTGCTGCTGACGATCACCCTCATGGTGCGCAACATCCGCGGGGCCATCCTGATCGCGGTGCTCAGCGGCACGGTGCTGGCGCACATCCTGGAGGCCGTCGCGCCGTCCGGCTCCTCCGCCGAGAATCCGGCCGGCTGGTCGCTCGTGGTGCCCTCGACCCCCACCGGCCTGTTCTCGCTTCCGGACCTCTCCCTGGTGGGCGAGGCCGACCCGGTCGGGCTGTGGACCCAGCTGGGCGTCACGACCGTGCTGCTGCTGATCTTCACGATCCTGCTGTCCATCTTCTTCGACGCCATGGGCACCATGGTCGGGCTCTCCGAGCAGGCCGGTCTGGTCAAGGACGGGAAGATCGACAACGTCGACCGCATCCTGCTCATCGACGCCGCGGGCGCGGTGGCCGGCGGCGCGGGCTCGGTGTCCTCGAACCAGATCTTCGTGGAGTCCTCGACCGGCATCGCCGAGGGCGCGCGCACCGGCCTGGCCAACGTGGTCACGGGCCTGCTGTTCCTGGCCGCCATGTTCATCACCCCGCTGGTCGAGGTCGTGCCGTTCGAGGCCGTGGCCCCGGCCATGGTGGTCGTGGGCTTCCTGATGGCCAAGAACGTCGTGCGCATCGACTGGGACGACTGGGGCATCGCGGTGCCGTCGTTCCTGACCTTCGTGCTCATGCCGTTCACGTACTCGATCGCCGACGGCATCGGCGCCGGCTTCATCTCCTACGTGTTCATCCGCGTGGTGCAGGGCCGGATCCGCGAGATCCACCCGCTGATGTGGGTCGTGGCCGCGGCCTTCGTGGCGTACTTCGGCATCGGGGTGATCGAGGGCTGGATCCTCTGA
- a CDS encoding glucose-1-phosphate adenylyltransferase family protein, whose product MRIPRTMAMVLAGGKGTRLDALTEHRVKPALPVAGTYRLVDISMSNLMHSHLSDVWVIEQYLPHTLNRHLSNGRPWDFDRTHGGLHVLPPFQGAEGEGFPQGNSDSLLRQKQTIREFDPDLVLVLSADHLYTLNFLDVIDTHQRQRADLTLVTTRVDEDPSRYSVVSTDGQGRVRQFAYKPEDPQGQIVAAEMFLFDGPQLIEALEDLQEAEGGLEDYGHDLIPWFVQRRRVVEHRMDGYWMDLGTLQSYWTAQLQILDGDGAVLDDPQWPIVSGQPQLLPARIAASAEVSESLISAGSRIRGTVEHSVLSPGVVVEEGAVVRHSVLLDGVRVGAGVQLENVIVDAGAEIAGGSKRGTAEAVTLIGADGRVAVTERFDRSATLPSGF is encoded by the coding sequence ATGCGCATTCCGCGGACGATGGCGATGGTCCTGGCCGGGGGCAAGGGCACGCGGCTGGACGCCCTGACGGAGCATCGGGTCAAGCCCGCGCTGCCGGTGGCCGGGACCTACCGGCTGGTCGACATCTCGATGTCGAACCTCATGCACTCCCATCTCTCGGACGTGTGGGTGATCGAGCAGTACCTGCCGCACACGCTGAACCGGCACCTGAGCAACGGCCGTCCCTGGGACTTCGACCGCACGCACGGCGGTCTGCATGTGCTGCCTCCGTTCCAGGGGGCCGAGGGCGAGGGCTTCCCTCAGGGCAACTCGGACTCGCTGCTGCGGCAGAAGCAGACCATCCGGGAGTTCGACCCGGACCTGGTGCTCGTGCTCTCGGCGGATCACCTCTACACGCTGAACTTCCTGGATGTGATCGACACCCACCAGCGCCAGCGCGCCGACCTGACCCTGGTCACCACCCGAGTGGACGAGGATCCCTCCCGCTACTCCGTGGTGAGCACTGACGGACAGGGGCGCGTGAGGCAGTTCGCGTACAAGCCCGAGGACCCCCAGGGGCAGATCGTGGCCGCGGAGATGTTCCTCTTCGACGGACCCCAGCTGATCGAGGCGCTCGAGGACCTTCAGGAGGCCGAGGGCGGGCTGGAGGACTACGGCCACGACCTCATCCCGTGGTTCGTGCAGCGCCGCAGGGTCGTGGAGCACCGGATGGACGGGTACTGGATGGATCTGGGCACCCTGCAGTCCTACTGGACGGCGCAGCTGCAGATCCTCGACGGCGACGGCGCCGTGCTGGATGACCCTCAGTGGCCCATCGTCTCCGGGCAGCCGCAGCTGCTCCCGGCCCGCATCGCGGCCTCGGCGGAGGTCTCGGAGTCCCTGATCTCGGCGGGCTCCCGGATCCGGGGCACGGTCGAGCACTCGGTGCTCAGTCCGGGGGTCGTGGTCGAGGAGGGCGCGGTCGTGCGCCACAGCGTGCTGCTCGACGGCGTGCGCGTGGGCGCGGGGGTGCAGCTCGAGAACGTGATCGTCGATGCCGGGGCCGAGATCGCCGGTGGCTCCAAGCGGGGCACGGCCGAGGCCGTCACGCTGATCGGGGCCGACGGCCGCGTGGCCGTGACCGAGCGCTTCGACCGCTCGGCGACGCTGCCCTCAGGCTTCTGA
- a CDS encoding glycosyltransferase produces MIGLYAHHQGAGHLTRCRALARALAPHEEAVILSSHPEADVVLPMDAPADERGVTAHGALHWAPQGHDGYTERMAMIAAWVRDHRPSVVHVDLSVEVTALVRLLGVPTTVQALPGIRDDAPHELSFRLADRIVAAWPDWVALPAHLAPSAERVHRVGGISRFEGRALSAVRGRDAAILLGRGGQDGSPAYWHEVARIASAHLGGRCRLLGLDEWVEDPFEVLSEAGVVITAAGQNSVADAAAAGAPMIVLAQQRPFAEQETTARILADAGLAVVPEAPGLPAAGEWPQLIDRALLLGPPQDRRRAWQVDGAASRAAETVLGAAGHGRGGS; encoded by the coding sequence GTGATCGGCCTGTACGCCCATCATCAGGGGGCCGGGCATCTCACCCGCTGCCGCGCGCTCGCCCGCGCCCTGGCCCCGCACGAGGAGGCGGTGATCCTCTCCTCCCACCCCGAGGCCGACGTGGTCCTGCCGATGGACGCCCCCGCCGACGAGCGCGGCGTCACCGCCCACGGGGCGCTGCACTGGGCGCCGCAGGGCCACGACGGATACACCGAGCGCATGGCGATGATCGCCGCGTGGGTGCGCGATCACCGGCCCTCAGTCGTCCACGTGGACCTCTCCGTCGAGGTGACGGCGCTGGTGCGCCTGCTCGGGGTGCCCACGACCGTCCAGGCCCTGCCGGGCATCCGCGACGACGCCCCGCACGAGCTCTCCTTCCGGCTGGCCGATCGGATCGTGGCGGCGTGGCCTGACTGGGTTGCGCTGCCGGCTCACCTGGCGCCGTCAGCCGAGCGGGTGCATCGGGTGGGCGGGATCAGCCGCTTCGAGGGCCGCGCCCTGTCCGCGGTGCGCGGTCGCGATGCGGCGATCCTGCTGGGCCGCGGCGGCCAGGACGGCTCGCCTGCCTACTGGCACGAGGTCGCGCGGATCGCCTCAGCTCACCTGGGCGGGCGCTGCCGGCTGCTCGGGCTCGACGAGTGGGTCGAGGACCCGTTCGAGGTCCTCTCCGAGGCGGGGGTCGTGATCACGGCGGCGGGGCAGAACTCCGTGGCCGATGCAGCCGCCGCCGGGGCCCCGATGATCGTGCTGGCCCAGCAGCGCCCCTTCGCCGAGCAGGAGACCACCGCGCGCATCCTGGCCGACGCCGGCCTGGCCGTGGTGCCCGAGGCACCCGGTCTGCCGGCGGCGGGCGAGTGGCCGCAGCTCATCGACCGCGCGCTGCTGCTGGGGCCCCCGCAGGACCGGCGCCGGGCATGGCAGGTCGACGGCGCCGCCAGCCGCGCCGCCGAGACCGTCCTCGGGGCGGCTGGACACGGGCGGGGCGGGTCATGA
- a CDS encoding GNAT family N-acetyltransferase, producing MAAIAAEDREFLSDPTGRVVLGLDGTGEPAGFATVCDGPQRWELQFEPDLQPERELVKLYVLERLHGSGLGRQLLDEAVEGHDPVYLWIMAGNARAEAFYAKNGFERIGPSYQADGPWSGQETFRMRRS from the coding sequence GTGGCGGCCATCGCCGCCGAGGACCGTGAGTTCCTCTCCGATCCCACCGGCCGCGTGGTGCTGGGGCTCGACGGCACGGGCGAGCCTGCGGGATTCGCCACGGTGTGCGACGGCCCCCAGCGCTGGGAGCTGCAGTTCGAGCCCGACCTTCAGCCCGAGCGCGAGCTCGTGAAGCTCTACGTCCTGGAGCGCCTGCACGGCTCCGGACTGGGTCGGCAGCTGCTCGACGAGGCCGTCGAGGGCCACGACCCGGTCTACCTCTGGATCATGGCGGGCAATGCGCGGGCGGAGGCCTTCTACGCCAAGAACGGGTTCGAGCGCATCGGCCCGTCCTATCAGGCCGACGGCCCCTGGTCCGGGCAGGAGACCTTCCGGATGCGCCGCTCCTAG
- a CDS encoding glycosyltransferase family 2 protein → MSAPAAPSVHVVTVCSIGRRDHVLRQLEAVRRWLPAAVHHTVQIGPEPFEAPGTRRLDRTGPGPVNLAAARNAAGDTACDAGADVIIFLDADCLPGPDLGAAYTAAAAERPGVLCGPVTYLRAQDRPYDLDRLSSLRSPHPARPDLPRGQTRCARPGEHVLFWSLSFALSAGTWRGLRERFGGFCEEFTGYGGEDTDFAMNLSAHGVALQWVGGADAYHQWHPVSSPPVEHLDDILRNAEVFARRWGWWPMEGWFRAFEQRGLVVADGPGWRRAGAPDGAPGTDPFSGSEA, encoded by the coding sequence ATGAGCGCGCCGGCGGCGCCTTCCGTGCACGTCGTGACGGTGTGCTCGATCGGGCGGCGGGACCACGTCCTGCGCCAGCTCGAGGCCGTGCGGCGCTGGCTGCCCGCGGCCGTCCACCACACGGTGCAGATCGGCCCCGAGCCCTTCGAGGCCCCCGGGACCCGTCGGCTGGATCGCACCGGGCCCGGGCCCGTGAACCTGGCGGCCGCGCGCAACGCCGCTGGCGACACCGCCTGCGACGCCGGTGCGGACGTGATCATCTTCCTCGACGCCGACTGCCTGCCCGGTCCCGATCTCGGCGCGGCCTACACCGCTGCGGCTGCCGAGCGCCCCGGGGTGCTGTGCGGACCCGTGACCTACCTGCGCGCGCAGGACCGCCCCTACGACCTCGACCGGCTGAGCTCGCTGCGCAGCCCCCATCCCGCTCGCCCCGATCTCCCGCGCGGACAGACCCGCTGCGCTCGCCCCGGGGAGCACGTCCTGTTCTGGTCCCTGAGCTTCGCGCTCAGCGCCGGGACGTGGCGAGGACTGCGCGAGCGCTTCGGCGGCTTCTGCGAGGAGTTCACCGGCTACGGCGGCGAGGACACGGACTTCGCCATGAACCTGTCCGCCCACGGCGTCGCGCTGCAGTGGGTGGGCGGTGCCGACGCGTATCACCAGTGGCACCCGGTGTCCTCGCCGCCGGTCGAGCACCTGGACGACATCCTGCGCAACGCGGAGGTCTTCGCCCGGCGCTGGGGCTGGTGGCCCATGGAGGGCTGGTTCCGAGCCTTCGAGCAGCGCGGTCTGGTGGTCGCCGACGGACCCGGATGGCGCCGCGCGGGAGCTCCCGACGGCGCACCCGGCACCGACCCGTTCAGCGGGTCAGAAGCCTGA
- a CDS encoding glycosyltransferase, which produces MDAVEPLAGWDGFELVAPPELNAAGPGTWIPHPLLEAQRLAEDADRVDVLHVHFGFEHRTPQQMHELVEQCRASGIRLVLTVHDLSHPHLRTAQEQREHLERLAVLIEAAETVITLTGSAAEEIHRRFGRRAEVIAHPCVVAPQRARRLQEQVRERGGPSLGVAVFLKDLRASTVRELSWHRDLAEGLRGVGARLTVFLDERAAGTELGRGLSGIQGLELVVHRRMDDERLFTQVAECAVVVLPYLRGTHSGWLEMCRDLGVVVVAPDCGHFADQADQPGAVLSCRTGDGRDAARAAAQALGVAPLPWAGDRAAQAERIALRHRELLAEAGS; this is translated from the coding sequence GTGGACGCCGTGGAGCCGCTGGCCGGCTGGGACGGATTCGAGCTCGTCGCACCCCCCGAGCTCAACGCAGCAGGACCGGGAACCTGGATCCCGCACCCGCTGCTCGAAGCGCAGCGCCTGGCCGAGGACGCCGATCGCGTGGATGTCCTGCACGTGCACTTCGGCTTCGAGCACCGCACCCCGCAGCAGATGCACGAGCTCGTCGAGCAGTGCCGCGCCTCCGGGATCCGTCTGGTGCTCACCGTGCACGATCTGTCCCATCCGCATCTGCGCACCGCTCAGGAGCAGCGGGAGCACCTCGAGCGCCTGGCCGTGCTGATCGAGGCAGCCGAGACCGTCATCACCCTCACCGGCTCGGCGGCCGAGGAGATCCACCGGCGATTCGGCCGCCGGGCGGAGGTCATCGCCCACCCCTGCGTCGTCGCGCCGCAGCGAGCGCGACGACTGCAGGAGCAGGTCCGCGAGCGCGGCGGGCCCTCGCTCGGGGTCGCCGTGTTCCTCAAGGACCTGCGGGCCAGCACCGTGCGGGAGCTGTCCTGGCACCGGGATCTGGCCGAGGGGCTCCGAGGGGTCGGCGCCCGACTCACCGTCTTCCTGGACGAGCGCGCGGCCGGCACCGAGCTGGGTCGCGGCCTGAGCGGCATCCAGGGCCTGGAGCTCGTGGTGCATCGGCGGATGGACGACGAGCGCCTGTTCACGCAGGTGGCCGAGTGCGCCGTCGTCGTCCTCCCCTACCTTCGCGGGACCCACTCCGGGTGGCTGGAGATGTGCCGGGACCTGGGCGTCGTGGTCGTGGCCCCGGACTGCGGGCACTTCGCGGATCAGGCCGACCAGCCGGGCGCGGTGCTCTCCTGCCGCACGGGCGACGGCCGCGATGCCGCCCGTGCGGCCGCACAGGCTCTGGGCGTCGCACCCCTGCCATGGGCCGGCGACCGCGCCGCCCAGGCCGAGCGCATCGCGCTGCGGCACCGCGAGCTGCTTGCTGAGGCAGGATCATGA
- a CDS encoding YchJ family protein, producing the protein MTLPADTTPAALDPQSRCPCGSGDVYGGCCLPLHQGRPAPTAEALMRSRFSAFAVGDEQHLLRTWHPDTRPENLELDPDLRWYRLDIHATTGGGPFEEWGTVDFTAHYRPMPGTDAPRGSQHENSRFRRVDGQWLYLDGAVHSA; encoded by the coding sequence ATGACGCTCCCCGCTGACACCACCCCGGCCGCCCTCGACCCGCAGTCGCGCTGCCCCTGCGGCTCCGGCGACGTCTACGGCGGCTGCTGCCTGCCGCTGCACCAGGGCAGGCCCGCACCCACGGCAGAAGCCCTCATGCGCTCGCGCTTCAGCGCCTTCGCGGTGGGCGATGAGCAGCACCTGCTGCGCACCTGGCACCCCGACACCCGGCCCGAGAACCTCGAGCTGGATCCGGACCTGCGCTGGTACCGCCTCGACATCCACGCCACCACCGGCGGCGGCCCGTTCGAGGAGTGGGGCACGGTCGACTTCACCGCCCACTACCGGCCCATGCCCGGGACCGACGCCCCGCGCGGCAGCCAGCACGAGAACTCCCGCTTCCGCCGCGTGGACGGGCAGTGGCTCTACCTCGACGGCGCCGTCCACTCCGCCTGA
- a CDS encoding spermidine synthase, with protein sequence MGRQRRNRRDDAQASEDPDALQPGTWPIATGEVELRPDDLSPGAWTVLVNGVPSSHVDPSRPELLDFEYMRWMAAMLRTHVSAHLDPTSLRVLHLGGGACSMAHWVHWQWPQARQVVVELDARLVELVRGWFDLPRAPLLRVRAGEAREVTESLTESTREVVIRDVFAGSVTPEPLTTVEFARQVDRVLAPGGLYLLNVGDTRDLQGARAEAAALREVFEHVAAVADPAMLKGRRYGNVVLAASHAPLPAAASPEAAAMERELLIDPVPAQHKDASWVRAFVGTVPPRRDPAP encoded by the coding sequence ATGGGCCGACAGCGCAGGAACCGCAGGGACGATGCACAGGCCTCCGAGGATCCGGATGCGCTGCAGCCCGGGACGTGGCCGATCGCCACGGGAGAGGTCGAGCTGCGTCCGGATGACCTGAGCCCCGGCGCCTGGACGGTGCTCGTCAACGGCGTCCCGTCCTCGCACGTGGACCCTTCCCGGCCCGAGCTGCTCGACTTCGAGTACATGCGCTGGATGGCCGCGATGCTGCGGACGCACGTGTCCGCGCACCTGGACCCGACGAGCCTGCGCGTGCTTCATCTGGGCGGCGGCGCCTGCTCCATGGCCCACTGGGTCCACTGGCAGTGGCCGCAGGCCCGGCAGGTGGTCGTGGAGCTGGACGCGCGGCTCGTCGAGCTCGTGCGCGGCTGGTTCGACCTGCCGCGGGCCCCGCTGCTGCGCGTGCGCGCCGGGGAGGCTCGGGAGGTCACCGAGTCGCTGACCGAGTCCACGCGCGAGGTCGTGATCCGCGACGTCTTCGCCGGCTCTGTGACGCCCGAGCCGCTGACCACCGTGGAGTTCGCCCGTCAGGTCGATCGTGTGCTGGCCCCGGGCGGGCTGTACCTGCTCAACGTCGGCGACACCCGCGATCTGCAGGGAGCCCGCGCGGAGGCGGCGGCGCTGCGGGAGGTGTTCGAGCACGTGGCCGCCGTCGCCGATCCGGCGATGCTCAAGGGGCGCCGCTACGGCAACGTCGTTCTGGCCGCCTCCCATGCGCCCCTGCCCGCAGCTGCCTCGCCGGAGGCCGCGGCCATGGAGCGCGAGCTGCTGATCGACCCGGTGCCCGCTCAGCACAAGGACGCGAGCTGGGTGCGCGCATTCGTCGGGACCGTCCCGCCCCGCCGAGACCCCGCCCCCTGA
- a CDS encoding glycosyltransferase: MRIAVIGPSRMPIAPPFGGGLEVFVQRMVEGLRCRGLDVDLFAAAGSQGHRRDLEFPGVDWSGHEHGARDDRYPPGARESETAAFARVCRYLERSDYDLVHNNSVHPSILELGPARRPPMVTTLHTPPQDDMQGVLGRVAGASERFCAVSRFTARQWSLPRAAEVIHNGVQTDQWRPGPGGGGAVWFGRLTREKAPHLAIEACRRLGMPLTLIGRCADPTYFSQRIAAHLGDQVRWLGAMAPEQIMDEVGRASLALATPQWDEPFGLVLIEALSCGTPVAAFSRGGIPEILRTVPEHLARPDDVDDLVRAARAALHQPRAEARAIAVERFDLKVMIDRYLSLFEEVIAS, encoded by the coding sequence ATGAGGATCGCCGTGATCGGCCCGTCGCGCATGCCGATCGCCCCGCCCTTCGGCGGAGGGCTCGAGGTCTTCGTCCAGCGCATGGTCGAGGGGCTGCGCTGTCGCGGGCTCGACGTCGACCTGTTCGCAGCCGCAGGCTCCCAGGGGCATCGCCGCGATCTGGAGTTCCCCGGCGTCGACTGGAGCGGGCACGAGCACGGCGCCCGCGACGACCGCTATCCGCCCGGCGCCCGGGAGTCCGAGACCGCCGCCTTCGCCCGCGTCTGCCGGTATCTGGAGCGTTCCGACTACGACCTGGTGCACAACAACAGCGTGCACCCCTCCATCCTGGAGCTGGGCCCCGCCCGTCGCCCGCCGATGGTCACGACCCTGCACACCCCGCCCCAGGACGACATGCAGGGCGTGCTCGGTCGGGTTGCGGGCGCCTCCGAGAGGTTCTGCGCGGTCAGCCGGTTCACGGCCCGCCAGTGGTCGCTGCCGCGCGCCGCGGAGGTGATCCACAACGGCGTGCAGACGGACCAGTGGCGCCCGGGCCCCGGCGGCGGAGGGGCGGTCTGGTTCGGGCGCCTGACCCGGGAGAAGGCCCCCCACCTTGCCATCGAGGCCTGCCGCCGGCTCGGGATGCCGCTGACCCTGATCGGGCGCTGCGCGGATCCGACCTACTTCTCCCAGCGGATCGCTGCACACTTGGGGGATCAGGTGCGCTGGCTCGGGGCCATGGCTCCGGAGCAGATCATGGACGAGGTCGGGCGGGCCTCGCTGGCCCTGGCCACGCCGCAGTGGGATGAGCCGTTCGGGCTCGTGCTGATCGAGGCGCTGTCCTGCGGCACTCCCGTGGCCGCGTTCAGCCGCGGGGGCATCCCCGAGATCCTGCGCACCGTGCCCGAGCACCTGGCCCGGCCCGACGACGTCGACGACCTCGTGCGCGCGGCCCGCGCAGCCCTGCACCAGCCGCGCGCCGAGGCCCGGGCCATCGCGGTCGAGCGCTTCGACCTGAAGGTGATGATCGATCGGTACCTGTCCTTGTTCGAGGAGGTGATCGCGTCGTGA